A window of Mus pahari chromosome 7, PAHARI_EIJ_v1.1, whole genome shotgun sequence contains these coding sequences:
- the Pfn4 gene encoding profilin-4 isoform X2: MSHLQNLLLDTLLGTKHVDSAALIKLQEKTLCVTSPGFSVMPSDVRTLLNGFAKNPLLTRREGLYFKEKDYKCVRADDYSLYAKNENTGVVVVKTNMYLVVATYTAGMYPSVCVEATEKLGEYLRKRGN, encoded by the exons ATGAGTCACTTGCAAAACTTACTGTTAGACACCCTACTGGGGACAAAGCATGTGGACAGTGCAGCCCTCATCAAACTCCAAGAAAAGACTCTGTGTGTGACATCACCAGGATTTAGT GTAATGCCAAGTGATGTTCGAACACTTTTGAATGGATTTGCCAAAAACCCATTATTAACCCGAAGGGAAGGGTTGTATTTCAAGGAaaaggattacaaatgtgtccgGGCAGATGACTATTCTCTCTATGCTAAGAAT GAAAAcactggtgtggtggtggtgaagaCCAACATGTATCTTGTGGTGGCAACTTACACAGCAGGCATGTATCCTAGTGTCTGCGTGGAAGCCACAGAGAAGCTGG gAGAGTATCTAAGGAAAAGGGGAAACTAA
- the Pfn4 gene encoding profilin-4 isoform X1: MSHLQNLLLDTLLGTKHVDSAALIKLQEKTLCVTSPGFSVMPSDVRTLLNGFAKNPLLTRREGLYFKEKDYKCVRADDYSLYAKNENTGVVVVKTNMYLVVATYTAGMYPSVCVEATEKLANNYGVQSCALHHLRPKLDKT, translated from the exons ATGAGTCACTTGCAAAACTTACTGTTAGACACCCTACTGGGGACAAAGCATGTGGACAGTGCAGCCCTCATCAAACTCCAAGAAAAGACTCTGTGTGTGACATCACCAGGATTTAGT GTAATGCCAAGTGATGTTCGAACACTTTTGAATGGATTTGCCAAAAACCCATTATTAACCCGAAGGGAAGGGTTGTATTTCAAGGAaaaggattacaaatgtgtccgGGCAGATGACTATTCTCTCTATGCTAAGAAT GAAAAcactggtgtggtggtggtgaagaCCAACATGTATCTTGTGGTGGCAACTTACACAGCAGGCATGTATCCTAGTGTCTGCGTGGAAGCCACAGAGAAGCTGG CAAATAACTATGGTGTCCAATCATGTGCCCTGCACCATCTCAGACCAAAGCTGGATAAGACATAA